The sequence below is a genomic window from Macadamia integrifolia cultivar HAES 741 chromosome 1, SCU_Mint_v3, whole genome shotgun sequence.
AACTAATATGTGATTACTGGAGGACGTTAAGGATTAAATAGGCACAGTAATCAATAGGAAGAGTTTCAGATTTATGGGACTCTACTCGATTGACTTCTGATCTGAAAATTGAAACCGTAGGAAGATTTAGAATGCCCTATTATTGATGGATCTGAGAACAGAACTGAAATCTAAGATGTATCATGTATCGACTCAAGAACTGAAGAGTTTCAAGATATTGGGATCTTATAAACAGAACAAGAACTGTATTTGaggatttttaagaaaaatgagaagaaaaggatatGGACTCAGCTTCTCACTGAGCAATCCAATTGCTTGATGTGATTCTAATGTTCTTTGACTACTTTGGGTTCTGCATTTTGGGTATGTGAGCAGAAGTCTGGAGTTGGTTTTAAAGATCCCATTTTATGATATAGATTTAACTGCGCTACGATAACATTCAATGCTACTACCAATTTTTACTTTGGCCTCTTCCTAACTCAGCTTTATAAGGTACTATCATTGATAGGGCAGGTAAATCATTCTAACCATAACAATATTATTGTTAAAACATAAATTAGCAGTTGTCATGAAAATTACTCTATTTATCTCTGAGCTGTACAAAAACACTATTGATATTCTTGAGAAGTCAAATTGACTATggattatttaattaaaaaatgaataatctaCCCATCCTGGTACTGGAAATCTCCATGAGAGTTAAGAGAGGGTGGGGGAACACAACCACTATTAAAGAATCTGATATGGCATTTGTTTTATACCATTAATGCACTCTAGCACAAACCAGCAAAAGAGCATGGTAGACGACTTTTTCTTGAAATATACCAGTATAAGGACTGAGAAGGTGGACCTCGGCGCAATGGTAAGgtccattgcaacctagtggttgtgggtttgagtcgggaaacagcctctccacgaagcaggggtaaggctgcgtaggtTATGACCCACTCCAGTCCCTGCAGTGGCAGAAACCCCATGCACCAGGTGTGCCCTTCATACCACTATAAGGACTAGTCCCTACCTGTTCCTCAGAATTATGAATTATTTCTATGAGCAATTGTTATCAACTATGAATGGTGATATTTGTGTAATATTTATCTGAGCAACCAGGAACTCTATTAACCAAGATAAACTACTGAATCTCAAAAGCTAAAGCAATTTAGATCTAAAGCATCTCCTGGCTGTATTATATAATAGATGGTTATCTGGCATCTATTTGGGCTGGAGTTCGATGCTTATCTTCTTATTGGTGCAAAATGATTTGGTATTTTGGAAGATTTGTTCCATGTCTCTCTTGTTATCTTGTTCCTAAACTTTCCTCGTTGTGTATTGACATTTTAAACTACCACTATACTTCACAACCTGTCATCCTGCAGTATAGCCGTATAGGGGTGGATTTATGTGGTAGGAGACCTCGCAGCCGTCTCACTGGTAATGTTTCAGCCCAACATAGGAGGATGAAGTGACTTAAAAAGTGTGTTCAAAGTTGCACtacattacaaaaaaaaaatgctgttAGATTCCATTGATTCTATTACAGTAAAATGGCTTTCTTATACTTAAATGAAACTTTGAACCCACTTTTTAAGCATTTCTAATGCTTGTTTTAGCCTGAAATTTGATGAGTGATGGATGTGGGGTCCTTTGTCACATGGACCCACCTTACCCACCAATGTATTGCCACATGGCAGGTTGTGGAGTACAAGGTAGTATTAAGCATCATTAGAAATAGTGATGTTTCAAAGCTTTCTTTGTTTGAATGTGTCATTGTCAAATTATTTTAGCATATGATGGATCTGAGATAGTAGCTGCTACTTTGGTTAGGCTGCCCTTTTCTTATCGTAAATGCTGATCTCAACAAGGATTGTAATCTAGGTACAATGACATTGCGAAGTATTCTTTCATTGCAATGGGCAAAGATGGATCAGCTATAGTGAAATCATCAGTCCAGAAGGAGTCTGTAAACTCACAAGCTTCTGCTCATATGAATAAGCCTCCTGGGCTTGGGGGGTAAAAACTCCGAACTAATAAGCTTTTCCAAACAATGACGTTACTTCTTCATCACATACAACTATTTCCACAAGCAAAGAATTGTATCGGTAAAGTGATTATTTATGTTCTTTGATGTCTAAATAGGATCATAATTGGAATCGGAGAACAGGTTTATTCACTCCTCCTGTTgagcttcttcttccttgaggtgCACTAGTTTCTGTTTGGTACCCTTCATCATTTTCTGGTGGTGGACATGTTTCATTTGTTAATATTCTGTCTTGGTGATTTGTTTGTTCTGTGGATGAATTATAGATTTGAAAGTATTTGGGGATTTGTAATGCAGGTTTTTGCTGCAGGGTATATACCCTATGTTGGGAAGGCACTGAACTTCCTGCTTCTTTCTTGGATGTATGCCTACTATAGTTTCGAGTATGTGCAGCATTTGCATCTGCAAGTTCCATATGTAgaatttattattatcttgAGATAATCTCATTGCATTTCTCAACTTCTTAGGTACAAGTGGAATCTTGCTGAGGTAGCTCTGGACAAAAGGCTCGACTTCTTTGAATCAAACTGGGCCTTTTTTGCTGGTTTTGGTAATGATATTGATCACTAAGTATTGCTTCAGAGTGCTAATGAGTTTAAAGTCCAACATTACATAAAAATATCTTCCTTTCAGAATTAATGTTATGCAGTGAACTGCAGAGAATGCTATATTATATGCAAAAATTGTATGAACTGATGCTTAAAGAAGTAAATGTACTTGTGCTATTTCCTGATCTCATTTTCCAgttctctcttaaaaaaaaagtttccaaaGTGAACATATTATTTGATGTTCATCTGTCTTCTGTTTCTTTACGCGTTCTATCCTTTTAGATGTTGAGGTAGAAAGTTATCGTAGTTATTTAGCTTATATTTATTGGTTTTACTTTTTCCAGGAGGCCCTTGTGTGTTggcaattttcttcttctctcctcttgtgAGCTATGGGGTCATGGCTATACTCTACCCACTGGTATTTCCTagaattctttgatttttctcatcttagagtttcattatttctttccctctttgttTCTGCTCCAACTGCATTTAGGTAGTGTGCACTCATTCtaaatattaacaaaaaaaaatgaaaggattTTTCATTTATGTTCTTAATGATGTTGTGGATATTTACGGCTTGGAACTGGTAATCATAATATATGAAGGCAGTCTCATGCTTTATGTTATTGCAAGTACCTTATGTTCATTTTGAGCGACACATTTGATTGCCATAAAAGATTGTATgtaacctccccccccccccccccaccttctTTCCCCCAAAAGAATGGGGCCACTCTCTTTTGACGGGTAAAAACCTCATTTTTATTGTTCCAAGAAACAAAGCCATACTTGGCTTTTGCTGTTAGCTACCAGGAGattaaaaaagagcaacccagtgcacaaggctcccgctactgcagggtctgggagggccggaggggcaaatgtatgcagccttaccccctgcttcgcaggagaggctgttttcaagtcatgaacctgtgaccaacatgttgaaATAGTGCGACTTAACCGTTAGTTACCAGGAGATATCTactcaaaatcataaacaattcTAATGCAGCAAGCAAGTTAATAAGTTTAAATGCTTCACTATTGATGTAATATATGAAAACTTAAGCAAATAGAATATGCCTTTCATTTATAATAACATTAAAAACTCCAAACACAATTGCGCACTACAAAACTGACGAATAGGCTAAAAGTGTATGGATTAGTAACCCATTCATATTTGTGTTCGGTGCACGTCAAAATAATGGCATGTACCCAATCCcacaaattaaaacaaaaacaaaaagacatATTTGGAGTTTGGCAGTGCGCTCAGGGACCCTTTGTACTGTTCATTGTAGCACATGTCACCCAGGGTACAAGGGTCATGATGACAGGGATTCAATTTGACTCTATTTATCAGGAAGAAAATAGGTCTTATCTAAGTCCTAACACCCAATGTATAGTAGTTGCTTCCTCTTCCAGAACCTCTGTGACTTTGTCAATTAATGGAAACTTCGTATGTTCTACTCCCTTTACTAAGCATGGTTGCAGCAATACTAACTGATTTCATTTTCCAGTTTGTGGTGATCGCAACAGGCTCTGAAGCTGATCACATTATGGATTGTAACAGAAGAACATGGAGAGGTGCCGGATTAGGAAGGCTTCCAATATTTTATGCTGCTGATACTTTATCGTAAGTTTCATTTTActcaattctttttttcttttatattctaGTTTGTGCATGAATTATTTGAGTATTTAATTCTTTCACTGGTACTAAAATTCTGTCATGCGTCGATAGATTATGTAAATATCCCACCAATATGAACACCTACATTATTGGTTAATATGATCATCTGATTGCGTCAAGGTACAAATTAATCAAGCTTGATAAATGAATCAGGATTTAGCTGTTTTACTGCACATGGATACCTATGCAACATTTGTTCTGTTTGAAATCCCTTGATAAATATTTCCACTAAAAGATTTCTAGCTTCCAACCAAAAGGAGGGGGTTTAGCTGCTTCAAGATGAGACCAGATAAAACTGCAGAGAGTTTAACATGATCATCAATTGCATTGTCTTGGCCAAGTTAATGCTGGAAACAATAGATGAGTTGCCACTCGTTGATCAGGAAAACACTTCCATTGTGGAGGGAACCAGAATAGATTTCATGATAAATCTCTTCCGCCAGACCATGGCAAGGAAGAGATTTTTCTTAGAATTTAGGGTTCTCTTCCTAGGAGAGGATTTATTGGTTGCATGGAGAGGTTATTCTGACAGCACAGAATATAAATGAGAATCTCTTGCCCATtgcccccccccttttttattttgcaaGGTTTAACAGGACAATCCTTGAAGTGATCTCACATCTTGGGGTGATTCCATATTACTGTAATTTCCTAATAAATTAAGCTCATTTTGGAACAGTCAAGAATTTTCTAACAAAAGTGAGATACTAATATTTATGGTTCCCCCACATATCCTACTCCATATTACATCCTAAGTCATAACACATTCATAAATATTTGGACTAGTCAGGTAGATGGTAATTATAGTGTTCAGGACATCAACTGACAACTGCTAACTGTTAACATTTAATATCAATGAACTACTGTCTCATCAATAAATAAGTGGTGAGACATTTGTAccttaaattttgtttttgaaataA
It includes:
- the LOC122079339 gene encoding protein EI24 homolog, whose amino-acid sequence is MALTMDAMRPKVKQAVLLWLDGFREACCLHRVVFLCLRSRMLLIRTGQCFLLNGFLFLGSMLVLNSVVIPTLEWILPDQCPEFGSFNQCSFVGVVKFYSFLRSGMIQLFYIFWFYPLYVFSIVLSTLWYNDIAKYSFIAMGKDGSAIVKSSVQKESVNSQASAHMNKPPGLGGIIIGIGEQVYSLLLLSFFFLEVFAAGYIPYVGKALNFLLLSWMYAYYSFEYKWNLAEVALDKRLDFFESNWAFFAGFGGPCVLAIFFFSPLVSYGVMAILYPLFVVIATGSEADHIMDCNRRTWRGAGLGRLPIFYAADTLSMRVLQLFTRAPDGRTADMKTT